The following coding sequences are from one Loxodonta africana isolate mLoxAfr1 chromosome 18, mLoxAfr1.hap2, whole genome shotgun sequence window:
- the CRYBA1 gene encoding beta-crystallin A3, with protein MILQSPSQLEGCEKPETLPTTKMAQTNPMPGSIGPWKITIYDQENFQGKRMEFTSSCPNVSERNFDNVRSLKVECGAWIGYEHTSFCGQQFILERGEYPRWDAWSGSNAYHVERLMSFRPICSANHKESKITIFEKENFIGRQWEICDDYPSLQAMGWFNNEVGSMKIQCGAWVCYQYPGYRGYQYILECDHHGGDYKHWREWGSHAQTSQIQSIRRIQQ; from the exons ATGATTCTGCAGAGCCCCAGTCAGCTTGAGGGCTGTGAGAAGCCAG AAACCCTTCCAACCACCAAGATGGCTCAGACCAACCCCATGCCAGGGTCCATAGGGCCATGGAAG ATAACCATCTATGACCAGGAGAACTTCCAGGGCAAGAGGATGGAGTTCACCAGCTCCTGCCCAAATGTCTCTGAGCGCAATTTTGATAATGTCCGGTCTCTCAAGGTGGAATGTGGCGC CTGGATTGGTTATGAGCACACCAGCTTCTGTGGACAACAGTTTATACTGGAGAGAGGAGAATACCCTCGCTGGGATGCCTGGAGCGGGAGTAATGCCTACCACGTCGAGCGTCTCATGTCCTTCCGCCCCATCTGTTCAGCT AACCACAAGGAGTCTAAAATTACCATCTTTGAGAAAGAAAACTTTATTGGGCGCCAGTGGGAGATCTGTGATGATTACCCCTCTTTACAAGCGATGGGTTGGTTCAACAACGAAGTTGGTTCCATGAAGATACAATGTGGGGC TTGGGTGTGCTACCAGTATCCTGGATACCGTGGGTATCAGTATATCTTGGAATGTGACCATCACGGAGGAGACTATAAACACTGGAGAGAGTGGGGTTCTCACGCCCAGACTTCCCAGATTCAATCGATTCGCCGTATCCAACAATAG